The nucleotide sequence GACGGCCGTGACCGCCGCCGTGGTCTCGCCGATCCCGCCGACCGAGAAGATCGCGATCACCGGCACGATCAGCAGCGCCAGCAGCATCATCGTGCCCTGCACGACGTCGGTCAGCGAGGCGCCGAGGAACCCGCCGATCATCGTGTAGGCCAGGGTGACGACGGCGACGATCAGCATGCCGGTCAGATACGACCCACCGAACGCGAGCTGGAAGAACTCGCCGCCGGCCACCATCATCGACGAGACGTAGAAGGTGAAGAAGACCAGCACGATCGCGCCGGAGGCGACCCGCAGCGACCGGGACGTGTCGTGCAGCCGGTTCTCGAAGAAGCTCGGGATGGTGATCGAGTTCCGCGCCACCTCGGTGTAGGAGCGCAGCCGCGGCGCCACGAAGCGCCAATTCAGGTACGCGCCGACGGTGAGGCCGACCGCGATCCAGGCCTCGATCAGCCCGGCCGCGTAGATCGCCCCGGGCAGGCCCATCATCAGCCAGCCGGACATGTCCGACGCCCCGGCGCTGAGCGCGGCCGTCCACGGTGGGAGCTTGCGCCCCGCGAGCATGTAGCCCTCGTGGTCGGACGTCTGCCGGTACGCGTAATAGCCGATGGCCATCATCAACGCGAAGTAGACGACGAGCGCGACGATCTGGAAGGTCTGGTCGTACATCACGAACCTCTCTGTTCGCTGTCCCGCGGCGCGGGGACGGGGACGGGCACCGGATGCGGGGTCCCGAACCGGTGCGCGGTGACCGACACGGCCTGCTCGCGCAGGAAGGTCAGCAGCTCGACCCGACCGGCGGTGACGACCGGGCCGTCGTACACGGCCAGTGCCGGCGAGCCGCCGGTCACCTCGGCCGTCTCCTGCGCCGAGCCGCCGATCAGCCGCACCCGCCCGCCGTCGGCGGCGAGCGTGCGCAGCGACTCGTGCCAGCGCGCGTCGTCCTCGCGCCGGACGGTGATCCCGAGCCGGGTCAGCTGCTCGTGCAGCGGCCCGGGCAGCGGCTCGGCGACGCTGACGGTGAGCGGCGCCGATGCCCGCAGGCCGGCGGCGACCACCCGCAGCAGCTCGACCGGGCGTCCGGCGGCGTACCGGACGGTGACCGGCACCGGGTGGTAGCGCAGCACGTTGTGCTCGCAGGTCAGGCCGGTGGCGTCGTGCGCGGTCCCGAACTCGGACGACCAGGCGTCCCGATCGGTCGCGAGGGCGCCACGCAGCCAGTCGCGGTCGGTGCCGGAGAGGCCGGTGCCGGAGAGCTCGGCGTCGAGTATCCGGGCGCCGAGCGGGTCGCCGGCCGGGGCGTCGGCGGCGACGGGCTCGTCGGCCCAGGTCCCGAAGCCGAACAGGTAGTTCGGGCCGCCCGCCTTCGTGCCGGTGCCGACGGCGGCCTTCTTCCAGCCGCCGAACGGCTGGCGCTGCACGATCGCCCCGGTGATCCCGCGGTTGACGTAGAGGTTCCCGGCCTCGACGGTGCGCAGCCAGGTGTCGATCTCGTCCTCGTCGAGCGAGTGCAGCCCGGAGGTGAGGCCGTACTCGACCCGGTTCACCAGCCCGATCGCCTCCTCCAGGGTGTCGGCGGTCATGATCCCGAGCACCGGGCCGAAGTACTCGGTGAGGTGGAACTCCGAGCCCGCTGCGACGCCCTCGCGCACGCCCGGCCGCCAGAGCGTCCCGTGCTCGTCGAGCCGCTCGGGGGTGATCACCCAGCTCTCGCCGGGGCCGGTCGTGGTCAGCGCGGACAGGAGCTTGCCCGACGCCGGCTCGATCAGCGGGCCGACCTGCGCGCGCTCGGTCCAGGGCAGGTCCACGTGCAGCGACGACACCGCGTCGACGAGCTGGCGCCGGAACCGCCGGGACGTCGCGACCGAGCCGACCAGGATCACCAGCGACGCGGCCGAGCACTTCTGCCCGGCGTGCCCGAACGCGGAGCGGGCGACGTCCTTCGCCGCCAGGTCGAGATCCGCCGCGGGGGTCACGATGATCGCGTTCTTGCCGCTGGTCTCGGCCATCAGCGGCAGATCGGGCCGCATCGAGCGGAACAGCTCCGCCGTCTCGTAGGCGCCGGTGAGCACCACCCGCTCGACGGCGGGATGGGAGATGAGCGCGGAGCCGAGCTCGTTCTCGTCGAGCTGGACGTAGCGCAGCACCTCGCGCGGGACGCCCGCCGCCCACAGCGCCTCGGCGACCACCGCCGCGCTGCGCCGGGCCTGGTCGGCCGGCTTGAGGACGACCGGTGAGCCGGCGGCGAGTGCGGCCAGCGTCGATCCGGCCGGGATCGCCACCGGGAAGTTCCACGGCGGGGTCACCACGGTCAGCGCGGCGGGGGAGAAGCGGGCACCCGCGACGTCGTCGAGCCGGCGTGCCCGCTCGGCGTAGTAGTGGGCGAAGTCGATCGCCTCGCTGACCTCCGGGTCGCCCTGCTCCAGGACCTTGCCGCACTCCGCGCCCATGACCTCCAGCAGATCGGCGCGCCGGGCGGCCAGCTCGTCACCGGCCCGGTGCAGGATCTCCGCCCGCCGGTCGGCGCCCAGCTCGCGCCAGGCCGCGCCGGCGTCGCGGGCGCCGGTCACGACGTCGTCGAGCTCGGTTCGGCTGTGCAGCCGGCCGGCGTCCGCGGTCGCCGTGCCCAGCGCGCTGTCGCGCATCCGGGCGCGGATCCCGGCTCCCCAGCTGCGGTTCGCCGCGACGGCGGTGTCGGTGTCCGGGGTGTTGGTGAAGCCGTCGGTGGGTGCGGCGGGCTCGGGACGGGTGCGGTCCTGCACCCGGTTCGGCGACGGCACCGCGGTGGGGACGGTCCCGACCGAGGCCAGGAACCGGTCGCGCTCGCGCTCGAACAGGTCGTGGTCCTGGTCGATGTCGAACGCGGCGGACATGAAGTTCTCCCGTGACGCGCCCTCCTCGAGCCGGCGGACCAGATAGGCGATCGCCACGTCGAACTCCTGCGGGTGCACGACCGGGGTGTAGAGCAGCAGCGACCCGACGTCCGCGCGCACCGCGGCGGCCTGCGCGGTCGCCATGCCGAGCAGCATCTCGAACTCCACCCCGGCCGGGCCGTCGCCGTCCAGGCAGCCCCGGCGCCCGGCGAGCAGCCAGGCCAGCGCGATGTCGAACAGGTTGTGCCCGGCCACCCCGACCCGGACGGCCGCGGTGTGCTCGGGGCGCAGCGCGTAGTCCAGCACCGCCTTGTACGACGCGTCGGACTCCTGCTTGCTGCCGCAGGTCGCGAGCGGCCAGCCGTGCAGCTCGGCGTCGACCTGCTCCATCGGCAGGTTCGCGCCCTTCACCACCCGGACCTTGATCGGGGCGCCGCCGCCGGCGACCCGCGCACCCGCCCACTCCTGCAGCCGGATCATGGCGCCGAGCGCGTCGGGCAGGTAGGCCTGCAGGACGATCCCGGCCTCCAGGTCGTGGAACTCGGGGCGCTCCAGCAGGGTCGTGAAGACGGCGAGGGTCAGGTCGAGATCGCGGTACTCCTCCATGTCGAGGTTGAGGAACTTCGGCCCGCCGGGCGCGGAGCGGGCCAGCCGGTAGAGCGGGGCGAGCGCCTCCACGGCGTCGGCGACGGCGGCGTCGAACGACCACGGGTCGTGCGGCGCCACGGTGGAGGAGACCTTGATCGACACGTAGTCGACGTCGGCGCGGGCCAGCAGCGCGCGGGTGCCCTCGACCCGGCGGTTCGCCTCCTCGCGGCCGAGGATCGCCTCGCCGAGCAGGTTGATGTTGAGCCGGGTGCCCGGCCGGTCGCGGCGGATCCGCCGGATCGCCGGGCCCAGCTTCCGGTCGGACGCGTCCACGACGAGATGGCGCACCATCCGCCGCAGCGCCGCCCTGGCCACCGGGACGACGACGCCGGGGGCCACCCGCCCGGTGACCGCGCCCGCCCGGATCGCGGCACGCAGCGGCCAGGGCAGGAACCGCGGGACGATCGGGACCAGGGTCTCCAGGTGCCGGGCGGCGGCGCGCGGGTCCTCGGGCCGGATCACGCCGTCGACGAAACCGACGGTGAAGGCGAGCCCGTCCGGGTCCTGCAACACGTCCGCCAGCCGGCGGGCGGACCGGTCGACGGGTTCCCGCTGCGCCGCGTCCAGCCAGCGCCGCACCAGCGCGACCGCCTCGGTCGCCAGCTCCTCGTCGATCACGACACCGTTCGCCACGCTCATCTGCACTCCCTCCGGTCCTTCGCTTGCCTGCCGAGGAGAGTCTCAGCCCACATACTTGGAAAAAAGCGACGAAAATTGAACACTACTATTCGGCTCTACCGAAAGGTGCACCGATGTGGGACCTCCACCGGCTCCGGCTGCTCCACGAGCTCCGGCTGCGGGAGACCGTGACCGAGGTGGCGCGCACCCTGAACTACGCCCCGTCGAGCGTGTCCCAGCAGCTCGCGAAGCTGGAGGAGGAGGTGGGCGTCCGGCTGCTCGAACCGGACGGGCGCAGGCTGCGGCTCACGCCGCACGGTGAGCTGGTCGCGCGGCATGCGGCCGAGATCCTCGATCTGCAGGAGGGGGTCCGGAGCAGGCTCGCCGCGGCGGGCCCGGTCGGGGAGACCGTGCGCCTGGCGACGCTGGAGACGACCGGGCGCGCGTTGTTGCCGCACGCGCTGACCCGGCTCCGGGAGAGCACGCCGCACCTGCGCCTGGAGGCGTCGGTGGTGCCGCCGGAGACCGGGCTGGCCGAGCTGGAGACCCGAGGGTTCGATCTCGCCGTCGCCGAGCAGTATCCGGGGCACAGCCGCTCGCACCGGCCGTCGCTGGACCGCGACCTGCTGGGCACCGATCCGGTCCGGCTCGCGGTGGCCGAGAACTCCGGGGTGACCGGCCTGGCCGACACCACGGAGCTCGCCTGGGTGATGGAGCCGGAGGGGACCGCCGCGCGGCAGTGGGCCGTCCAGCAGTGCCGGGCGGCCGGGTTCGAGCCCGACATCCGGTTCGACTCGGCCGACCTGGAGATCCACATCCATCTGGTCCGGGCGGGCCACGCGGTGAGCATCCTGCCCGACCTGGTGTGGACCGGGAACCGCGAGGGCGTGCGGCTGATCGAGCTGTCCGGCCCGTCGCACCGCGAGCTGTTCACCTCGGCGCGCCTGGTCTCCGCGGCACATCCGGCGATCGGGCAGGTCCGCGCGGCGCTCGCCGACGCCTTCGCGGTCGTCGGGGGAGGAGCGCCGGTCAGTCGGTGAGCCGGTGCAGCGCGGCGCCCAGTGCCGACTCGGCGTCGTCCGCGGACAGCCCGCCGATCAGCACCCGCACGACGAGACCGTCCGCGGTGGCGATCAGCGCGCGGGCCGCGGCCCGCGGGTCGTCGAGCGTGGGAGCGATCCCGGTGAGCAGCCGGGTGGCCTCGCGCTCCTGCCCGTCCTTGGCCTCGGCCAGCAGCGCGGCCAGCGCCGGATGGTTGATCGCGGCGGCGGCGTACTGGTGGAACACCGAGACGCCCGCGCGCTGGGCCGCGGTGTGCGGGATCGGGTGCCCGACGAGCTGCCGGAGCCGCTCGCGGTCGTCGGCGCCTGCCGTCGCGTGGACGTGCAGCTCACCCGCGCCGGTGAGCATCGCCTCCAGGCCGGCACGGACGAGCTCGTCCTTGCTCGGGAACCAGTACTGGATCCGGCCGACCGACACACCGGCTTCGGCGGCGACGGTGCGCATCGACACCGCGCCCATGCCGCGCCGGGCGATCACCTGCCAGACAGCCTGGATGATCGCCGTCCGGCGGTCGTCGGGTGCCATGCGCGCCACTGTAGGACAGGTTCAATACGAGTGTATTAGAGTGGTCGTCAATACGATCGTATTGACGGAGGTTTCGATGGGCCGCGGGCGCCGGATACTGACGATCCTCGCGGTGCTGGTCGTCGCCTGGCTGGTGGTCGACAAGGTCGTCTCGCTCGTCGCGCCCGATCCGGTCGTCGGGCACTGGCGCAGCCTGCAGGGCCGGGAGTCCTACCGGGCCGCCTACGACGCGGTGCTGGCGACCCTGCCGGCACCGAGCACGGTGCACGACATCGCCGTCGAGCACGGCAGCGTGCGGGTCTACGAGTGGCGGGCCACCGACCCGGCGTCCGCCGGGCGGCTGCCGGTCGTGCTGCTGCCCGGCATCCGGTCCGGCGCGCCGATGTGGGGCGAGAACCTGGAGCGCTGGATCGGCGACCGCACCGTCTACGCGATGGACGCGATCGGCGACTCCGGGATGTCGATCCAGTCGGTGCCCTTCACCTCGTTCGACGACCAGGCGACCTGGGTCGAGCAGGTGCTCGCCGCGCTCGGCCGGGACCGGGTGCACGTCGTCGGGCACTCGTTCGGCGCGGCGATCGCGACCTCGCACGCGCTCGCGCATCCGGGCCGGGTGGCGTCGCTGACCCTGCTCGAACCGGTGCTGGTGCTGCACGGTCTCCCGGTCTCGACCTACCTGTGGTCGACGCTGCTGCTCCTGCCGGCGCCGCAGTCCTGGAAGGACCGGGCGCTGGCCGAGATCGGTGGCGTCACCGTCGAGGAGGTGCGGGAGCGCACGCCGATGTCGGAGATGATCGACCAGGGCGCCCGGCACTACGCAGCGGTCACCCTGGTGCCCCGCACGCTCACCGACGACGAGTGGCGGTCGCTGCGGATGCCGGTACGGATCGACATCGCCGGTGAGCGGTCCCTGGCCGGCGGCGCGGAGGCCGCGGCGCGGGCCAGGGCGCTCGGCGTGGACCAGGTGACCGTCCGGCCCGGTACGACGCACTCGCTGCCGATGCAGGACGCCGCTCTGCTCGGCCCCGAGCTGGAGCGGTACTGGTCGGGGCACGACCGCTGAGGCGCCGGCGCGCCGCCGGGACGCAGGTCAGCCGGCCGGATCCGCCCGGTGCGGCCCGCCGACCTGCAGCGCGGTGACCGCGGTCCGCCGGTCGATCGGATTGGCCGCGAACAGCTCGGACAGCCGGACGGCGTCCTCGAGCCTGGCGAACGCGCCGGTCGGATGCCGGTCGATCTCGTCCAGGTAGGCGGCGCGCATCGCGGTGGGGAAGCCGTCCCGCGGGTGCCTGCCGAGCACGGCGGCGAGCGCGTCGTCGTCGATCAGCTCCTGGGCGAGTCCCGCCACGTCGATCGCTGCGCCGGCCTGCACCAGACGCAGTGTCGGATCCTGCTGCCGTTCCAGCTCGGTGTGCCGCAGGATCGCCTGCTCGACCAGGCGGATGCGGTCCTGCTCCCAGCCTCTCGCCTCGAGCATCCGGGCGGCGAGATCGGCCCCGACCCGCCCGAACTCACGCTCGGCCGAACAGTGCTCCCCGGTGAGCCCGAGGTCGTGGATCATCGCTGCGACGAATGCGGCCTCGTGGTCGAGGTCCTCGTCGACCACCAGCGCGCCGAACAGATAGGTGCGGTGGCTGTGGTGCAGCAGGAACGGCGGTGCCAGGCTTCGGGCCATGTCGGCTGCAGCTCGGGCGGTCGGGGTCGCCGGAACGCTGATCATCGGGTGTGTCCTCTCGGTGGTCGGCGCGTTCCAGACTCGCCGCGGACGGCCGTGTCCTCCATGACCGGAACCGTGCAGATCCGGACATCGGCGGGTCTCGCGTGACCACGGCCGCGGTGCTCGGCGACGATGGCGGACGTGCAGGGTGGATCACCGCGTGAACGGGTCGCGGTCGCGGTGTTCGACGGCGTCGAGCTGCTCGACGTCACCGGGCCGGTGCAGGTGTTCAGCACCGCGGACCGGCTCGCGCCGGGACCGGGTCGATACCGGCCGGTGCTGGTCGCCGAACGTCCCGGGCCGGTGCGCTCCGCTGCCGGTCCGGAGCTGGTCGCGCAGCGGTCCTGGAACGAACCGGTCGGCACGCTCGTCGTCCCGGGAGGTCTGGAGGCCGGCGCGGACGGGGTCCGGCCGCTGCTGGACGGACCGTTGGTGGAGCTGCTGGCGCGATCCGGACGCGGGGCCGCCCGGATCCTCTCGGTGTGCACCGGTGCGCACGTCCTCGCAGCCGCGGGCCTGCTCGACGGCCGTCGGGCGACCACGCACTGGGCCACCGCGGCGGCGCTGGCCGCGGAGCACCCGCGGGTGCGGGTCACCCCGGACGCACTGTTCGTCCGGGACGGCCCGGTCTGGACCTCCGCCGGGGTGGCGTCCGGGATCGACCTCGCACTCGCCGTCGTCGCGCTCGACCGGGGACCCGACATCGCCCGGCGGGTGGCGCAGTGGATGGTCGTGCACCTCAACCGGCCGGGCGGGCAGAGCCAGTTCAGCGCCCACCTCGGTCCGCGTGTCCCGCTCTCCGACCGGCTCGCCGGGCTGCTGGCCTGGATCTCCGCGGACCCCACCCGGGATCTGTCCGCCGACGCGCTGGCCCGGCGGCTCGGAGTCGGTCCCCGCCACCTGGCCCGGCTGTTCCGCCGCGAGCTCGGCGCCACCCCGGCAGCACACGTCGAGAGGGTCCGCCTGCAGGTGGCACTCGATCTGCTGGTGCGCACCGACATGCCGCTGCCCGGGGTGGCGACGGCGGCCGGGTTCGGGTCCACGACGGCGCTGCACCGCTGCGTCGTCCGTCGCCACGGGGTGAGCCCCGGGGAGTACCGGCGCAGGTTCGGGGCGGGTCCCGCGGCGGACTGAGCCGGTGCTCAGGCGGCCAGCAGCAGTGCGAGCGGCGCCGGGACGCACAGCAGCACCAGCAGCACCGTGTTCAGCACCCGGTGCTCGCGCAGGATCGCCACGAACTCGCGCAGCACGGCACTCGGCCAGTAGTACCCGGCGGTCGGGGCGCCGACCGCCTGGGCGTCGATGCCGAGTCTGCGCGCGAGCACCGCGGCGCGGAACGCGTGGTAGTTGCTGGTGACGACGAGCCCGCTGCCGGACACCTCGTCGCGCACCAGGGTGTCGCTGAAACGCAGGTTCTGCTCGGTGTTGCGGGAGTCCGTCTCGACCCGCAGCACATCCGGGTCGGCGCCGTGCGCGACCGCCCACCGGCGCATCGCCTCGCCCTCGGCCAGCTGCTCGTCGCTGCCCTTGCCGCCGGAGAGCACCAGCAGCCGCGCCTCCCGCCTGCCGAGCTCCTCCATCCCGGTCCGGATCCGGGACGCCAGCAGCGGCGGCACCTCGCTGCCGCGCAGCCCGGACCCGAGCACCAGCACCCAGTCGGCGGGCCGGTCGTGCACCAGCCACGCGTAGAGCCGCGCGTAGCCGAGGAACGCGACGAACTGGAAGGCGAGCAGCATCGCCGCGAGCGTGCAGAGCAGCCACAGGGCGCGCATCCACGTGGTGCCGTACAGCAGGACCGGCACCGTGACCGCCATCAGCGCGATGATCAGCAGGCCGGCCAGCAGGGACAGCGAGTTGCCCAGGCTCACCCGCTCCCGGCGCAGCATGACCACGCCGTTGAGCAGCAGGAACCCGGCGAACACCAGTGCGATGAACGGTGAGATGACGGCCAGGAACACCCCGGTCGCGAGGACCGGGTTGCTGCCGACGATCCCGAGCGTCGCGGCGGCGTTGCCGACCAGCAGCGCCGCGAGGAGCAGCCAGTAGGCGTTGCTGAGCCGGCGCGGGTCGGTGCGGATGCGGCGCCGCACGAACAGGCTGACGACCACCGCCAGCAGCAGGGGCACGGCCACGGACAGGGCGAGGAGCGCAACCATCAACACGAGCTCGGACATGATCGGGTCATCCTGCCGTGTGCGCATGCACGTCTCGCGGAACGAACCGCGGTGCCCACCCGGTCGTGGCACCGGCGGACCGCCCGCTGCGCCGGGTGGTAGGTCCCGGTGCCGCATCGGGGTGGGCGGTGCGACGATCCGGGCATGCCGCTCAACGTGCACCACGCCGGTGATCCCGACGGCCCGCCCGTGCTCGCCGTCCACGGCGCCACCGGGCACGGCCTGCGGTACCGGCGGTTGTTCGACGCCTGCCCGCAGCTGCGCTGGATCAGCATCGACGTCCGCGGGCACGGCCGCTCGACGTGGGCCCCGCCATGGAACCTGGAACGCCACGCCGACGACGCGCTCGGGGTGCTGGACGAGCTCGGGATCGAGCGGGCCGCCGTCGTCGCGCACTCGTTCGGCGGCGCGATCGCGACGCATCTGGCGCGCCGCGCGCCGGACCGGATCAGCCGGCTGGCCCTGCTGGACCCGGCGATCGGCCTCGACCCGGCGGCGATGCTGGAGCGGGCCGAGGAGTACCGCGCCGACGAGTCCTGGAGCAGCCGCGACGCCGCCAGGGCCGACCGGATCGCGACCTGGCCGGAGGTGCCCGGCGAGTTCGTCGACGACGAGCTCGCCGAGCACCTGGAGGAGCGCGACGGCGTACTGCGCTGGCGCTACTCGCGGGCCTCGCTGGTCGCGGCGTGGTCGGAGATGGCGCGTCCGGCCGTCGTCCCGCCGGCCGGTCTGCCGACCCTGGTGGTGCCCGCGACCGGCGCCGACTTCGTCCGCGAGGAGTGGCTGGCCGCCTGCCGGGCGGAGCTGGGCGACGATCTCACGGTGCGCCCGTTCGACTGCGGGCACATGGTCTACCTCGAACGTCCGGACGAGACGGCCGCCGAGCTGCTGGCCTTTCTCGACACACCGGAGACGGTCATGAATCGAGAAGCACACCGGGCCCGCTCCTCCTAACCTGACGGCGACCGACCGGACGGGCACCATGGTCCGGATCTCGTGAGCGGGCCCGGGCATCGGTGCACCGCACAGCCAGGGGGGACCACCGATGAGCACGCCCGAGCGGCACG is from Pseudonocardia autotrophica and encodes:
- a CDS encoding proline dehydrogenase family protein, with protein sequence MSVANGVVIDEELATEAVALVRRWLDAAQREPVDRSARRLADVLQDPDGLAFTVGFVDGVIRPEDPRAAARHLETLVPIVPRFLPWPLRAAIRAGAVTGRVAPGVVVPVARAALRRMVRHLVVDASDRKLGPAIRRIRRDRPGTRLNINLLGEAILGREEANRRVEGTRALLARADVDYVSIKVSSTVAPHDPWSFDAAVADAVEALAPLYRLARSAPGGPKFLNLDMEEYRDLDLTLAVFTTLLERPEFHDLEAGIVLQAYLPDALGAMIRLQEWAGARVAGGGAPIKVRVVKGANLPMEQVDAELHGWPLATCGSKQESDASYKAVLDYALRPEHTAAVRVGVAGHNLFDIALAWLLAGRRGCLDGDGPAGVEFEMLLGMATAQAAAVRADVGSLLLYTPVVHPQEFDVAIAYLVRRLEEGASRENFMSAAFDIDQDHDLFERERDRFLASVGTVPTAVPSPNRVQDRTRPEPAAPTDGFTNTPDTDTAVAANRSWGAGIRARMRDSALGTATADAGRLHSRTELDDVVTGARDAGAAWRELGADRRAEILHRAGDELAARRADLLEVMGAECGKVLEQGDPEVSEAIDFAHYYAERARRLDDVAGARFSPAALTVVTPPWNFPVAIPAGSTLAALAAGSPVVLKPADQARRSAAVVAEALWAAGVPREVLRYVQLDENELGSALISHPAVERVVLTGAYETAELFRSMRPDLPLMAETSGKNAIIVTPAADLDLAAKDVARSAFGHAGQKCSAASLVILVGSVATSRRFRRQLVDAVSSLHVDLPWTERAQVGPLIEPASGKLLSALTTTGPGESWVITPERLDEHGTLWRPGVREGVAAGSEFHLTEYFGPVLGIMTADTLEEAIGLVNRVEYGLTSGLHSLDEDEIDTWLRTVEAGNLYVNRGITGAIVQRQPFGGWKKAAVGTGTKAGGPNYLFGFGTWADEPVAADAPAGDPLGARILDAELSGTGLSGTDRDWLRGALATDRDAWSSEFGTAHDATGLTCEHNVLRYHPVPVTVRYAAGRPVELLRVVAAGLRASAPLTVSVAEPLPGPLHEQLTRLGITVRREDDARWHESLRTLAADGGRVRLIGGSAQETAEVTGGSPALAVYDGPVVTAGRVELLTFLREQAVSVTAHRFGTPHPVPVPVPAPRDSEQRGS
- a CDS encoding GlxA family transcriptional regulator, translated to MADVQGGSPRERVAVAVFDGVELLDVTGPVQVFSTADRLAPGPGRYRPVLVAERPGPVRSAAGPELVAQRSWNEPVGTLVVPGGLEAGADGVRPLLDGPLVELLARSGRGAARILSVCTGAHVLAAAGLLDGRRATTHWATAAALAAEHPRVRVTPDALFVRDGPVWTSAGVASGIDLALAVVALDRGPDIARRVAQWMVVHLNRPGGQSQFSAHLGPRVPLSDRLAGLLAWISADPTRDLSADALARRLGVGPRHLARLFRRELGATPAAHVERVRLQVALDLLVRTDMPLPGVATAAGFGSTTALHRCVVRRHGVSPGEYRRRFGAGPAAD
- a CDS encoding YdcF family protein, with the translated sequence MSELVLMVALLALSVAVPLLLAVVVSLFVRRRIRTDPRRLSNAYWLLLAALLVGNAAATLGIVGSNPVLATGVFLAVISPFIALVFAGFLLLNGVVMLRRERVSLGNSLSLLAGLLIIALMAVTVPVLLYGTTWMRALWLLCTLAAMLLAFQFVAFLGYARLYAWLVHDRPADWVLVLGSGLRGSEVPPLLASRIRTGMEELGRREARLLVLSGGKGSDEQLAEGEAMRRWAVAHGADPDVLRVETDSRNTEQNLRFSDTLVRDEVSGSGLVVTSNYHAFRAAVLARRLGIDAQAVGAPTAGYYWPSAVLREFVAILREHRVLNTVLLVLLCVPAPLALLLAA
- a CDS encoding alpha/beta fold hydrolase, coding for MGRGRRILTILAVLVVAWLVVDKVVSLVAPDPVVGHWRSLQGRESYRAAYDAVLATLPAPSTVHDIAVEHGSVRVYEWRATDPASAGRLPVVLLPGIRSGAPMWGENLERWIGDRTVYAMDAIGDSGMSIQSVPFTSFDDQATWVEQVLAALGRDRVHVVGHSFGAAIATSHALAHPGRVASLTLLEPVLVLHGLPVSTYLWSTLLLLPAPQSWKDRALAEIGGVTVEEVRERTPMSEMIDQGARHYAAVTLVPRTLTDDEWRSLRMPVRIDIAGERSLAGGAEAAARARALGVDQVTVRPGTTHSLPMQDAALLGPELERYWSGHDR
- a CDS encoding alpha/beta fold hydrolase, with product MPLNVHHAGDPDGPPVLAVHGATGHGLRYRRLFDACPQLRWISIDVRGHGRSTWAPPWNLERHADDALGVLDELGIERAAVVAHSFGGAIATHLARRAPDRISRLALLDPAIGLDPAAMLERAEEYRADESWSSRDAARADRIATWPEVPGEFVDDELAEHLEERDGVLRWRYSRASLVAAWSEMARPAVVPPAGLPTLVVPATGADFVREEWLAACRAELGDDLTVRPFDCGHMVYLERPDETAAELLAFLDTPETVMNREAHRARSS
- a CDS encoding HD domain-containing protein: MISVPATPTARAAADMARSLAPPFLLHHSHRTYLFGALVVDEDLDHEAAFVAAMIHDLGLTGEHCSAEREFGRVGADLAARMLEARGWEQDRIRLVEQAILRHTELERQQDPTLRLVQAGAAIDVAGLAQELIDDDALAAVLGRHPRDGFPTAMRAAYLDEIDRHPTGAFARLEDAVRLSELFAANPIDRRTAVTALQVGGPHRADPAG
- a CDS encoding LysR family transcriptional regulator, with the translated sequence MWDLHRLRLLHELRLRETVTEVARTLNYAPSSVSQQLAKLEEEVGVRLLEPDGRRLRLTPHGELVARHAAEILDLQEGVRSRLAAAGPVGETVRLATLETTGRALLPHALTRLRESTPHLRLEASVVPPETGLAELETRGFDLAVAEQYPGHSRSHRPSLDRDLLGTDPVRLAVAENSGVTGLADTTELAWVMEPEGTAARQWAVQQCRAAGFEPDIRFDSADLEIHIHLVRAGHAVSILPDLVWTGNREGVRLIELSGPSHRELFTSARLVSAAHPAIGQVRAALADAFAVVGGGAPVSR
- a CDS encoding TetR/AcrR family transcriptional regulator, with the translated sequence MAPDDRRTAIIQAVWQVIARRGMGAVSMRTVAAEAGVSVGRIQYWFPSKDELVRAGLEAMLTGAGELHVHATAGADDRERLRQLVGHPIPHTAAQRAGVSVFHQYAAAAINHPALAALLAEAKDGQEREATRLLTGIAPTLDDPRAAARALIATADGLVVRVLIGGLSADDAESALGAALHRLTD